A single genomic interval of Terriglobus albidus harbors:
- a CDS encoding winged helix-turn-helix domain-containing protein: MRSVYIFGDYIFETSPDTLSRGVQIIPAPSKQLSLLRVLLQGEGNAVKKETLLREAWPGSDDVEDHTLVQTIYLLRLTLGKMPDGREYVETVPRYGYRIAASISQQGLASPESNPWKRPSRGSGFVHSLGQIWRRFSSSSRAAL; the protein is encoded by the coding sequence GTGAGAAGTGTTTATATTTTCGGTGACTACATTTTCGAGACCTCTCCCGATACCCTATCCCGCGGAGTGCAGATTATCCCTGCGCCCTCTAAGCAACTCAGCCTGCTCCGTGTCCTGCTCCAGGGGGAAGGTAATGCGGTAAAGAAAGAAACCCTGCTGCGCGAAGCATGGCCTGGCTCCGACGACGTGGAAGACCATACCCTTGTCCAAACGATCTATCTTCTCAGGCTAACGTTGGGTAAGATGCCCGACGGAAGAGAATATGTTGAAACGGTCCCCCGCTATGGCTACCGGATCGCCGCAAGCATTTCCCAGCAGGGCCTGGCTTCTCCGGAAAGTAACCCGTGGAAGCGCCCCTCGCGAGGGTCGGGATTCGTCCATTCTCTAGGCCAGATCTGGCGGAGATTCAGTTCCTCCTCCCGGGCAGCGTTGTAA
- a CDS encoding phosphoribosyltransferase: MKFKDRTDAGMQLVQLLEKFANRPDTVVLGIPRGGVPVASHIAHVLHLPLDIFLARKLGVPGHEEYAFGAVSVGEGCHFDHSVMRSAGITSEKVEEITRAARTALDERAKLYRHARPAFPLQGKTVILVDDGIATGSSILAAVRSLRSMNIAHLIVAVPVAPQSTRAWLSREVDELFVVSEPTDFYAVGQFYEDFGQTTDQEVVTLLDQNPMRMAS; this comes from the coding sequence ATGAAGTTCAAAGACCGTACCGATGCCGGCATGCAGCTGGTGCAGCTTCTCGAAAAGTTCGCAAATCGGCCGGATACCGTTGTTCTCGGAATTCCACGCGGGGGCGTTCCCGTCGCATCTCATATAGCCCATGTATTACATCTCCCTCTCGATATCTTTCTTGCCCGTAAGCTCGGAGTCCCAGGTCACGAAGAGTATGCATTTGGCGCCGTTTCAGTAGGTGAGGGATGCCATTTTGACCATTCCGTGATGCGTAGTGCAGGAATCACCTCCGAAAAGGTGGAGGAGATCACTCGCGCGGCCAGGACTGCACTAGACGAACGTGCCAAACTCTATCGGCACGCAAGACCCGCTTTCCCTTTACAGGGAAAGACCGTCATCCTCGTCGATGACGGCATTGCAACCGGGTCAAGCATCCTGGCGGCGGTGCGGTCGCTTCGTTCCATGAACATTGCGCATCTGATAGTCGCGGTTCCGGTCGCCCCGCAATCTACCCGTGCATGGCTTTCCCGCGAGGTCGATGAGCTGTTTGTTGTAAGTGAACCTACTGACTTTTATGCGGTGGGCCAGTTCTATGAGGATTTTGGACAGACCACCGATCAGGAAGTAGTCACACTTCTGGATCAAAATCCGATGCGCATGGCTTCGTGA
- a CDS encoding PAS domain-containing sensor histidine kinase yields the protein MENSKRSADLPQTEEISSEMVDRAPDAILEINRYGDIVTANRTTERLFGYRREDLLGHPIEQLIAPAHRSKQIVGLSVFMRSKRRCSAHCLEVNGQRKDGSEFPIEITLNTNKDDDGTMIAVMRDISERRIAEQQLRTIHEGYLSKMVARQQESERLSRLKSEFIANVSHALKAPLHTILGLAGLLGEGIHGPLSPTQIRMLEHIQYDSEHLLAILNDVLDLSRIEAGAVYLHTREIDITHLLQEIVDSVRDRAIAKSVALESEWGSDLRVSADSTRVRQILLKLLSNAIKFTPDGGAVLIRAIEQEEGVRISVLNNGAGNPSNELDRIFENFYQAEITTGSVKEGTNLDLAICHQLIKMHGGELFIKSHPGIGREFSFTLPA from the coding sequence ATGGAAAATTCGAAGCGTAGTGCTGACCTCCCCCAAACTGAAGAGATATCCAGTGAGATGGTTGACCGGGCTCCCGATGCAATCCTGGAGATCAATCGATATGGCGACATTGTGACGGCAAACAGAACCACGGAAAGACTCTTCGGGTATCGCCGCGAAGACCTACTGGGGCACCCCATAGAACAGCTGATCGCTCCCGCACATCGCAGCAAACAGATAGTCGGCCTTTCAGTCTTTATGCGGTCAAAAAGGCGGTGCTCCGCACATTGCCTGGAGGTCAACGGCCAAAGAAAAGATGGATCAGAGTTTCCAATAGAGATCACACTCAACACCAACAAAGATGATGACGGAACCATGATCGCCGTGATGCGGGATATATCGGAACGGCGAATCGCCGAACAACAGCTGCGCACCATTCACGAAGGCTATCTCAGCAAAATGGTCGCGCGGCAGCAGGAGTCAGAACGTCTTAGCCGCTTGAAAAGCGAATTTATAGCTAACGTAAGCCACGCACTCAAAGCTCCTCTTCATACCATCCTCGGTCTTGCAGGTCTTCTCGGTGAGGGGATCCACGGTCCGCTTTCCCCCACACAGATACGTATGCTTGAGCACATTCAATATGATTCGGAACATCTGCTGGCAATCCTAAATGACGTTCTCGATTTGAGCAGGATCGAGGCCGGCGCAGTCTATCTTCACACCCGAGAAATCGATATTACGCATCTTCTGCAAGAGATCGTCGACTCGGTTCGCGATCGGGCTATTGCAAAGAGTGTTGCCCTGGAGTCGGAATGGGGATCGGACCTACGGGTCTCCGCGGACTCCACACGCGTACGCCAGATACTCCTGAAGCTCCTCAGCAATGCAATCAAGTTCACCCCGGACGGAGGAGCAGTATTGATTCGGGCTATCGAACAAGAAGAAGGGGTTCGGATCTCGGTACTCAACAACGGAGCAGGAAATCCGTCCAATGAACTGGACCGGATCTTCGAAAACTTTTATCAGGCAGAGATAACGACAGGAAGCGTCAAAGAAGGTACCAACCTCGATCTGGCCATCTGCCATCAATTGATCAAGATGCACGGCGGCGAGCTGTTCATTAAAAGCCATCCGGGCATAGGACGCGAATTCTCATTCACTCTACCTGCCTAG
- the glmS gene encoding glutamine--fructose-6-phosphate transaminase (isomerizing), protein MCGIVGYVGPKPVVPVIMEGLRRLEYRGYDSAGIALADGYGDLSVYRAPGKLRNLEALVAGMPLTGSYGLGHTRWATHGRPTEGNAHPHRDCSGSLVVVHNGIVENYLTLKRDLQDKEHIFVTETDTEIIAHLIEQEFLDADDVPGSSAPLPLEEAVRRAVRKLKGAFAIGVLSAHDPGKLVAARNGPPAVIGFGNGEYFLASDIPGILHHTRNIAFLQDGDVAVLTPAGVQFSDFEGNALSRPPQYVSWDAAQAEKEGYPHFMLKEIYEQPRAVRDTIRGRLSMTTGQVSLPDLKLSEEELLKIQRVVIASCGTSWHASLVAKFMIERLARLPVEVDYASEFRYRKPILGKTDLGILVSQSGETADTLAAQAEMIAHAMPTLAVCNVIGSAIPRRALGSISTNAGPEIGVASTKAFTAQLAALFLFSVYLAQIRNTLSSEECYRLLSALGELPNQIDAVLRSAAPVCERLAKEFYGAEDSLFLGRGIHYPIALEGALKLKEISYIHAEGYPAGEMKHGPNALIDETLPVVCVATKDPNDPESVLKYEKTLSNIQEVTARNGRVIAVACENDQEISRLVEHVIFIPSTVEALLPILEVVPLQLFAYYIAVERGCDVDQPRNLAKSVTVE, encoded by the coding sequence ATGTGTGGAATCGTTGGATATGTCGGTCCAAAACCTGTTGTCCCTGTCATTATGGAGGGCCTGCGCCGTCTTGAATATCGAGGATATGATTCGGCCGGCATCGCACTTGCCGATGGTTATGGCGACCTGTCTGTCTATCGTGCACCCGGTAAGCTTCGCAACCTGGAGGCTCTGGTTGCGGGTATGCCGCTGACTGGCAGCTACGGCCTGGGACACACACGATGGGCCACACACGGCCGCCCCACAGAAGGAAACGCACATCCTCACCGCGACTGCTCCGGCTCCCTCGTTGTTGTCCACAACGGAATCGTGGAGAACTACCTGACCCTCAAGCGGGATCTGCAGGATAAGGAACATATCTTCGTCACAGAGACTGATACGGAGATCATCGCTCATCTGATCGAACAGGAATTTCTGGACGCGGATGATGTTCCGGGCTCTTCGGCGCCTCTGCCCCTGGAAGAAGCAGTTCGCCGTGCGGTGCGAAAGTTGAAAGGCGCCTTTGCGATCGGTGTACTCTCTGCGCATGATCCTGGCAAGCTGGTTGCAGCCCGAAACGGCCCGCCGGCTGTAATCGGCTTTGGAAACGGCGAATACTTTCTCGCTTCCGATATACCGGGCATCCTTCACCATACGCGTAATATCGCCTTCCTCCAGGATGGCGATGTCGCCGTGCTGACGCCTGCCGGTGTACAGTTCAGCGACTTTGAGGGCAATGCTTTGTCGCGGCCACCGCAGTATGTTTCATGGGATGCGGCCCAGGCTGAGAAGGAAGGCTACCCTCACTTCATGCTCAAGGAGATCTACGAGCAGCCCCGCGCGGTCCGTGACACGATCAGAGGCCGCCTCTCAATGACCACTGGCCAGGTCAGCCTGCCCGATCTGAAGCTGTCAGAGGAAGAGCTTCTCAAAATACAGCGTGTTGTCATCGCGTCCTGCGGCACAAGCTGGCATGCAAGCCTGGTAGCGAAATTCATGATCGAACGTCTCGCTCGTCTTCCCGTTGAGGTCGACTACGCCAGCGAGTTTCGCTATCGCAAACCCATCTTAGGAAAGACTGACCTGGGAATACTTGTCAGCCAATCCGGCGAGACGGCAGATACACTCGCCGCTCAGGCAGAGATGATCGCACACGCAATGCCTACGCTCGCCGTTTGCAATGTTATTGGATCCGCCATTCCCCGCAGAGCCCTGGGATCAATCTCCACCAATGCCGGTCCGGAGATTGGTGTTGCCAGTACAAAAGCATTTACGGCACAACTGGCAGCTCTGTTTCTGTTTTCGGTGTACCTTGCACAGATCCGCAATACGCTCAGTAGCGAGGAATGCTACCGCCTCCTCTCGGCGCTTGGGGAGTTACCCAACCAGATTGATGCGGTTCTGCGCTCCGCCGCCCCCGTCTGCGAGCGCCTTGCAAAGGAGTTCTACGGTGCAGAGGATTCTCTTTTTCTTGGCCGTGGAATCCACTATCCCATTGCTTTGGAAGGCGCATTGAAGTTGAAAGAGATCAGTTATATCCACGCAGAGGGATATCCAGCCGGCGAGATGAAGCATGGACCCAACGCACTGATCGACGAAACCCTGCCCGTTGTTTGTGTTGCAACGAAGGATCCAAATGACCCCGAAAGTGTGCTCAAGTACGAAAAGACCCTCAGCAATATTCAGGAAGTGACGGCGCGTAATGGGCGCGTCATTGCCGTCGCATGTGAAAACGATCAGGAGATCTCACGGCTTGTCGAGCACGTCATCTTCATTCCATCGACAGTGGAAGCCTTGCTACCCATCCTCGAAGTTGTTCCGCTACAACTATTCGCCTATTACATCGCTGTAGAACGCGGATGTGATGTCGACCAACCACGCAACCTCGCAAAGAGCGTCACTGTGGAATAA
- a CDS encoding NAD-dependent epimerase/dehydratase family protein, producing MARYLITGVAGFIGSSLAHELLQQGHEVIGVDNLTAGDVHNLDGIIRDLDFRVMDVNETSRLRECCRGVDFVLHQAALASVPRSVRDPLSTHVANVDGTLSVLLAARDAGVSRVVYAASSSAYGNKSSQPKHEEMLPDPLSPYAAQKLAGEYYVRSFWHVYGLEGVCLRYFNVFGPRQSSDSPYSGVIAKFASEMLKGESPLIFGDGNQSRDFTFIDNVVAANLLACNTPAADVSGKVFNIGTGQSHTLNQTYDLLAHFLCFKKRALYTAPRLGDVQHSEADLSLSKRTLKYAPVCNFKDGIAKTVQWFLEREALTITKHTA from the coding sequence ATGGCACGTTATCTCATCACTGGTGTAGCAGGATTTATCGGATCTTCCCTCGCGCATGAACTTTTACAACAAGGGCACGAGGTGATTGGCGTAGATAACCTTACTGCCGGTGACGTTCATAATCTTGATGGCATTATTCGGGACCTCGATTTCCGCGTCATGGATGTGAACGAAACCAGCCGCCTGCGCGAGTGCTGCCGCGGTGTAGACTTTGTCCTACACCAGGCAGCACTCGCATCCGTTCCGCGCTCTGTCCGCGATCCTCTCTCAACGCATGTTGCCAATGTCGATGGAACACTGAGCGTCCTGCTGGCCGCACGGGATGCAGGCGTTTCCCGAGTGGTTTATGCCGCATCGTCCTCCGCTTACGGCAATAAGTCGTCGCAGCCGAAACATGAGGAGATGTTGCCGGACCCGCTCTCCCCGTATGCGGCACAAAAACTCGCAGGCGAGTACTACGTCCGTAGTTTCTGGCATGTCTATGGGTTGGAGGGCGTGTGCCTGCGTTACTTCAACGTGTTTGGCCCCCGGCAGAGTTCCGATTCACCTTACTCCGGCGTTATCGCAAAGTTTGCTTCTGAGATGCTCAAAGGCGAATCTCCATTGATCTTTGGCGACGGCAATCAGAGCCGGGACTTCACCTTCATCGACAACGTGGTCGCCGCGAATCTCCTGGCCTGCAATACTCCTGCCGCTGATGTCTCCGGGAAGGTCTTCAACATCGGTACAGGGCAGAGTCATACCCTTAACCAGACGTACGATCTTCTGGCACACTTCCTTTGCTTCAAGAAAAGAGCGCTCTATACGGCGCCGAGGCTCGGAGACGTCCAGCACTCTGAAGCCGATCTCAGTCTTTCGAAACGGACGCTCAAGTACGCGCCAGTTTGCAACTTCAAGGACGGTATCGCGAAAACGGTGCAATGGTTCCTTGAGCGGGAAGCACTTACCATCACCAAACACACAGCCTAA
- a CDS encoding universal stress protein has translation MTISGSQKPSGNHLTASPISFERILVGTDFSEPAQLAFDIALEFAEQFGSHLSIAHAISLMLPSMASAGIVPEAVDALVQSAKEELDKVIRLHRTNVASIEKVVAFGGAEEVLLGTVREKKIDLLVLGTHASLGIARIALGSVAESVMRHVPCPVLIAGPRCQRTSNLFRSILFATDLTTTGTRAARYAAALAEQFQSLLTMFHAMEKKESVAGGRREECENASRLQLEFLLPEAADLWCRPHMELAYGDPAEEILAMENNCDATLIVTGTGHHRALADHSPHSTLSKVLHVAKCPVLAVPDISARG, from the coding sequence ATGACCATCTCAGGATCTCAAAAACCGTCCGGTAATCATCTGACAGCTTCGCCAATCTCCTTCGAGAGAATCCTCGTTGGAACCGATTTTTCTGAGCCAGCGCAGCTGGCATTCGATATCGCATTGGAGTTCGCGGAACAGTTCGGATCTCATCTCTCCATTGCCCATGCCATCTCGCTGATGCTGCCCAGCATGGCCTCGGCCGGCATTGTTCCGGAGGCAGTCGACGCCCTTGTCCAGTCAGCGAAAGAGGAGCTCGACAAGGTTATTCGGTTACATCGGACAAACGTCGCGTCGATCGAAAAAGTCGTTGCATTCGGTGGTGCGGAAGAGGTGCTTCTGGGAACTGTCCGAGAGAAAAAGATCGACCTTCTTGTACTTGGCACCCATGCCTCGCTGGGAATAGCTCGTATCGCACTCGGATCGGTGGCCGAAAGTGTCATGAGGCATGTTCCTTGCCCTGTGCTCATAGCGGGACCCAGGTGTCAGCGAACATCCAATTTATTTCGTTCAATCCTCTTTGCGACCGACCTGACTACAACCGGCACACGCGCCGCCAGATACGCAGCAGCGCTGGCCGAGCAGTTCCAATCGCTGCTCACCATGTTTCATGCCATGGAGAAGAAGGAGTCCGTAGCAGGAGGCCGCCGCGAAGAATGTGAGAACGCAAGCAGGCTGCAACTCGAGTTTCTCCTGCCGGAAGCCGCAGACCTGTGGTGCCGCCCTCACATGGAGCTCGCGTATGGCGACCCTGCGGAAGAGATATTGGCGATGGAAAACAATTGCGATGCGACCCTTATTGTTACGGGGACCGGCCACCACCGGGCCCTGGCAGACCACTCTCCGCATAGCACGCTCAGTAAGGTCTTACATGTGGCGAAATGCCCAGTCCTCGCGGTGCCCGATATTTCCGCGCGCGGATAG
- a CDS encoding acetylxylan esterase, which produces MTRSIVLSACLLVCSLPGINGQAPGSTSAEPKPLTFADGTPVKSPADFSRRREELLNLFAQNVYGQISTATIPMRIAEVTTETAFEGLAIRRQLVIEVGSTVRRTWHLLLYLPVRSSGPVPVIVGLNFEGNQTVSRDKGVRLTPIWTPVQTDGPPLAKELSPHRLASPGEATRGSAADQWQLEQILHHGYGLATMYAGDVEPDFIGGIAYGARSLLFGNGQRLPNRNSPGAIAVWAWSMSRIIDILSEDPSIDRSRFVAFGFSRFGKTALWAVAQDQRFAAVLSNESGQAGATLSRRKVGESTDHLMLAFPYWFCPNYQRYLGHIEELPVDGHLLLSLISPRLLYVGSAIDDPFSDPKGEFLSVLAVSPVYELLGRKGLPPQDMPPTGTTIGMYDVRYHVRDGGHDVTAFDWSHYLQFLDERLKASAHGTKP; this is translated from the coding sequence ATGACCCGTTCCATCGTACTGTCGGCTTGTTTGCTCGTTTGTTCTCTCCCCGGTATCAATGGGCAAGCGCCTGGCTCTACAAGTGCTGAACCCAAGCCGTTGACGTTCGCAGATGGAACACCCGTCAAGAGTCCTGCAGATTTCTCCAGGCGCAGAGAAGAACTCCTGAATTTGTTTGCCCAGAATGTCTACGGTCAAATCTCGACAGCCACCATACCGATGCGTATTGCAGAGGTGACTACCGAAACAGCGTTTGAGGGACTTGCTATTCGCAGACAACTTGTCATCGAAGTTGGCTCTACGGTCCGCCGCACCTGGCATCTGTTGCTTTATCTTCCAGTGCGATCATCTGGCCCCGTTCCCGTCATTGTCGGTTTGAATTTCGAAGGGAACCAGACAGTCAGCAGAGACAAAGGAGTGCGATTGACTCCGATCTGGACTCCAGTGCAGACGGATGGCCCTCCACTTGCGAAGGAACTTTCGCCTCACCGCCTCGCCTCCCCAGGCGAGGCTACCCGTGGCTCGGCCGCAGATCAGTGGCAGTTAGAACAGATTCTTCATCATGGGTATGGTCTTGCCACCATGTATGCCGGCGATGTCGAGCCCGATTTTATCGGGGGAATTGCTTATGGCGCCCGTTCCCTGCTATTTGGAAATGGTCAGCGGCTCCCCAATCGCAATTCACCCGGCGCAATCGCAGTTTGGGCTTGGTCTATGAGCAGGATCATTGACATCCTTTCAGAAGATCCATCCATCGATCGCAGCCGCTTTGTCGCATTCGGTTTTTCACGATTCGGTAAGACGGCCCTCTGGGCAGTAGCACAAGATCAACGGTTTGCTGCGGTTCTGTCGAACGAGAGCGGTCAGGCAGGAGCGACGTTGTCTCGCCGAAAAGTTGGAGAATCGACGGATCACCTTATGCTCGCATTTCCATACTGGTTCTGCCCGAACTATCAGCGGTATCTCGGGCACATCGAAGAGCTTCCCGTTGATGGGCATTTACTGTTATCCCTGATTTCTCCACGTTTACTCTACGTCGGGAGCGCCATCGACGACCCGTTCTCTGATCCCAAGGGAGAATTTCTTTCAGTTTTGGCTGTGAGCCCAGTCTACGAGTTATTGGGAAGAAAAGGTCTGCCTCCACAAGATATGCCGCCGACGGGAACAACAATCGGAATGTATGACGTTCGTTACCACGTTAGGGATGGAGGCCACGACGTTACAGCATTTGATTGGAGTCACTATCTCCAATTCCTTGATGAGCGCTTGAAGGCCAGTGCACATGGTACGAAACCATAG
- a CDS encoding TolC family protein, giving the protein MNVVFLTATLVLAVTFPGSAQETAASTRTPLSQLLAEAAANNPQISSAEHTAKAARQMAPQITALPDPKLTYQQLSVGSPKPFAGYTNSDFAYIGIGASQELPYPGKLRLRGQVAERDADTKQAEIDITKVGIADGVKSDYLQLAYLQQTLGILQQNKVVLDLLIQDATAHYQVGQGMQQDVLEAQLNRTRILREITMHHQQMGQIQAHLKGLLNRDQQSPDVITDDLTETPLKTTAGELSSLVKKSNPQIRADANAIQKQDAQVASAKREGKPDFEVGYMYQNTDRRYRDYYEFNLNVRFPRKKRVDAEIAEAQEQLTVSQKTFDAHLAQQLSRVQQAYVQVTKDEELLREYREGLVPQSDAVYRAVLSAFASNKDQFTHVLLYFTDLLTLKLEYAQTLLDHETALAHLESLTGATLR; this is encoded by the coding sequence ATGAACGTGGTCTTCTTGACCGCCACGCTCGTACTCGCCGTTACCTTTCCTGGCAGCGCACAGGAAACAGCCGCGAGTACACGCACCCCTTTGTCGCAGCTTTTAGCCGAAGCTGCGGCGAACAACCCACAAATTTCATCGGCGGAGCATACTGCAAAAGCCGCACGACAGATGGCGCCACAGATTACAGCGCTCCCTGATCCCAAACTCACCTATCAACAACTCAGCGTCGGCAGCCCGAAGCCCTTTGCCGGGTACACGAACAGCGACTTTGCCTACATCGGAATTGGGGCTTCACAGGAGCTTCCCTATCCCGGGAAGTTGAGGCTGCGCGGGCAGGTAGCGGAGCGTGACGCAGACACGAAGCAGGCCGAGATCGATATCACCAAAGTCGGGATTGCCGATGGCGTGAAATCTGACTATCTCCAACTTGCCTACCTGCAACAGACGCTCGGCATCCTGCAGCAAAACAAGGTTGTCCTTGATCTGCTTATTCAGGACGCGACTGCACACTATCAGGTCGGCCAGGGGATGCAACAGGATGTGCTGGAAGCACAGTTGAACCGAACCAGGATCCTGCGCGAGATCACCATGCACCATCAACAGATGGGCCAGATCCAGGCCCATCTGAAGGGTCTGCTCAACCGCGACCAGCAATCACCCGATGTCATCACCGACGATCTGACAGAAACCCCATTGAAGACCACCGCTGGCGAGTTGTCGTCTCTGGTGAAGAAGAGCAACCCGCAAATTCGGGCTGATGCGAATGCAATTCAAAAGCAGGATGCGCAGGTTGCATCCGCGAAACGCGAAGGCAAGCCTGACTTTGAAGTCGGCTATATGTATCAGAACACCGACCGCAGATATCGCGACTACTACGAATTCAATCTGAATGTCCGCTTTCCCCGCAAGAAGCGGGTGGACGCGGAGATTGCCGAAGCGCAGGAACAACTCACCGTATCGCAGAAGACCTTTGACGCGCATCTTGCACAGCAGCTCTCACGAGTTCAACAGGCGTATGTGCAGGTAACAAAGGACGAGGAGTTGTTGAGGGAGTACCGCGAGGGGCTGGTTCCACAGTCTGATGCGGTATATCGAGCCGTGCTCAGCGCATTCGCCTCGAACAAAGATCAGTTCACGCATGTGTTGCTGTACTTTACCGACCTTCTCACGCTGAAGCTTGAATACGCGCAGACTCTTCTGGATCACGAGACCGCGCTGGCCCACCTCGAATCATTAACCGGAGCGACACTGCGATGA
- a CDS encoding efflux RND transporter periplasmic adaptor subunit yields MAKTPMADDMQVAAGPDTDPSKVATPMPESKDATLVPVQLTPERMQSIGVKLGTAEYKQLSDDIRATGTVEIDERLLSYVQVRFPGYIRKVFANATYQYVRKGDPLFTVYSPDLVATQQEYLLAQQNQKLLQSSHIDGVAAGAATLSGAAEQRLEQWDVPQSELAKLKETGKPVTELTFYSPVSGYITERNALPNLYVEPSTRLYTMADLSRVWVNAQIFQNDIGRLKPGDAVAITVDSYPGRTFGGSIEEILPQVDMATRTVRVRLAIANPGLKLKPGMFVNAEIKSSLGRQLVVPASSVFQSGTRELVFLNHGNGSLEPKEIMVGPRVGDDFVVLKGLTPHQSIVTSANFLIDSESQLQAAAGSFVPPVPGSGGAAASGSQSQASQATIDFTSDPSPAQKGNNVFRVKLTDNKGASVTGATISVTFYMAAMPAMGMSAMNTNATLTDRGNGLYEGSGALGSGGSWQVTITAQKSGHPIATKQVRMNVTGGM; encoded by the coding sequence ATGGCTAAAACACCCATGGCGGACGATATGCAGGTCGCTGCCGGACCCGATACCGATCCCTCGAAGGTTGCCACGCCCATGCCTGAGTCGAAAGATGCCACTCTGGTTCCGGTGCAGCTTACACCCGAACGGATGCAGAGCATCGGCGTAAAGCTCGGTACTGCCGAATACAAACAGCTCAGTGATGATATTCGTGCAACCGGTACCGTGGAGATTGATGAGCGACTGCTCTCTTACGTGCAGGTACGGTTTCCCGGTTACATCCGCAAGGTCTTTGCCAACGCAACCTATCAGTATGTGCGCAAGGGCGATCCCCTATTCACGGTGTACAGCCCCGATCTGGTGGCGACCCAACAGGAGTACCTGCTTGCACAGCAGAACCAGAAGCTCCTGCAATCGAGCCATATCGATGGTGTGGCGGCAGGTGCGGCAACACTGTCCGGCGCAGCCGAACAGAGACTCGAACAATGGGATGTGCCGCAGAGCGAGCTCGCCAAACTGAAAGAGACAGGTAAGCCGGTTACCGAGCTGACGTTCTACTCGCCGGTTTCGGGATACATCACTGAGCGCAACGCGTTGCCCAATCTCTACGTGGAGCCATCGACGAGGTTATATACCATGGCCGACCTCTCCCGCGTCTGGGTCAACGCGCAGATCTTTCAGAATGATATCGGCCGGCTGAAACCCGGCGATGCCGTTGCCATCACGGTGGATTCGTACCCGGGACGTACCTTTGGAGGGAGTATCGAGGAAATTCTGCCGCAGGTAGATATGGCGACACGCACCGTTCGGGTGCGCCTGGCAATAGCCAACCCTGGACTGAAACTCAAGCCAGGTATGTTCGTCAACGCGGAGATCAAAAGCAGTCTGGGCCGTCAGCTTGTTGTGCCCGCTTCCTCCGTTTTCCAATCGGGAACGCGGGAGCTTGTGTTTCTCAATCATGGCAATGGAAGCCTTGAGCCGAAGGAGATCATGGTCGGTCCGCGCGTCGGCGATGACTTTGTCGTCCTCAAAGGGCTGACGCCGCATCAGTCGATCGTCACCTCGGCGAACTTCCTTATCGATTCCGAGAGTCAGTTGCAGGCGGCGGCGGGTTCGTTTGTGCCTCCTGTTCCCGGTTCTGGTGGCGCTGCCGCCTCTGGAAGCCAGTCTCAGGCATCTCAAGCGACCATCGACTTCACCTCCGATCCCAGTCCGGCGCAGAAAGGCAACAACGTCTTCCGGGTGAAGCTCACGGACAACAAAGGGGCGTCGGTGACCGGCGCAACCATATCGGTGACGTTCTACATGGCTGCGATGCCGGCAATGGGGATGTCTGCTATGAATACCAACGCCACATTGACGGATAGAGGCAATGGACTCTATGAGGGGAGCGGTGCGCTCGGCTCCGGCGGCAGCTGGCAGGTGACGATCACAGCGCAGAAGAGCGGCCATCCGATCGCGACGAAGCAAGTGCGCATGAACGTGACAGGAGGCATGTAA
- a CDS encoding CBS domain-containing protein: MNITVKDAMSKSVVACVSTESCQRAAELMRRHHVGAIPVVSDKNSRHLIGIVTDRDLAMKLVAMGRNAAVPVFNVMTMNPITCRANDPLDVCEEKMRLHRVRRVPVVDELGSCIGIVSQADVALHDDAQHLQSTVSTISRPDPLLAA; this comes from the coding sequence ATGAACATCACAGTAAAGGATGCAATGAGTAAGTCTGTCGTGGCATGCGTTTCAACGGAATCGTGCCAACGCGCGGCCGAACTTATGCGAAGGCACCATGTGGGCGCTATTCCGGTTGTCAGCGATAAAAACAGCCGGCATCTCATCGGGATTGTCACCGACCGCGATCTCGCCATGAAACTGGTTGCAATGGGACGAAATGCAGCTGTCCCTGTTTTCAATGTAATGACGATGAACCCCATTACTTGCCGGGCTAACGATCCCCTCGACGTCTGCGAAGAAAAAATGCGTCTGCATCGCGTTCGCCGGGTCCCTGTCGTCGACGAACTCGGGTCCTGCATCGGCATAGTGTCTCAAGCGGATGTTGCCTTGCACGATGACGCGCAGCACCTGCAATCGACCGTTTCAACCATCTCAAGACCTGATCCCCTTTTGGCTGCCTGA